In the Candidatus Eremiobacterota bacterium genome, one interval contains:
- a CDS encoding Crp/Fnr family transcriptional regulator codes for MIDLSTLRRIPLFRDFTDDQLSQVLATVTTRRYAKHQFVVREGEPGDTFFVIAAGSVAVCRVGPDGRETILSILKEGDFFGEMSMFDSSLRSASIKTLTDVELGAVRQGDFLGLIDRNPQIGRLLVIELSERLRAANALIAATTSQDIRARLASLLLNLAEQFGEPVDNGTRIALRLTNQEMANMIGTTRETVNRTLNRFWDDRLVDMRTAHVVVTEPDKLRSLIP; via the coding sequence ATGATCGATCTCTCGACGCTTCGCCGGATCCCGTTGTTCCGGGACTTTACCGACGATCAGTTGTCGCAGGTGCTGGCGACGGTGACGACGCGCCGCTATGCCAAGCACCAGTTCGTCGTGCGCGAAGGCGAGCCGGGCGACACCTTCTTCGTGATCGCGGCGGGTTCGGTCGCGGTCTGCCGGGTCGGCCCCGACGGGCGCGAGACGATCCTTTCGATCCTCAAAGAGGGCGATTTCTTCGGCGAGATGTCGATGTTCGACTCGTCGCTGCGCTCGGCGTCGATCAAGACGCTGACCGACGTCGAGCTCGGCGCCGTCCGCCAAGGGGACTTCCTCGGGCTGATCGACCGCAATCCGCAGATCGGCCGGCTGCTGGTGATCGAGCTCTCCGAGCGCCTCCGCGCCGCGAACGCGCTGATCGCCGCGACGACCTCGCAGGACATCCGCGCCCGCCTAGCCTCGCTGCTGCTGAACCTCGCGGAGCAGTTCGGCGAACCGGTCGACAACGGCACCCGCATCGCGCTGCGCCTGACGAACCAAGAGATGGCGAACATGATCGGCACCACGCGCGAGACGGTGAACCGGACGCTGAACCGCTTCTGGGACGATCGCCTGGTCGACATGCGCACCGCCCACGTCGTCGTCACCGAACCCGACAAACTGCGCTCGCTGATCCCGTAG
- a CDS encoding copper amine oxidase N-terminal domain-containing protein → MMTRTTAFAALFAVLMPTALPLAAGAQSAPVSVSVNGAAIAFDQPPVERAGRVYVPLRGVFERLGASVVYQNGKIAATRGNTTVALQIGANVAIVNGAQTTLDSPPFIVGARTLVPLRFVAQALGASVNYDGRTRAVLITQPVAGAAPPGGPPVVITPVPQGAPLRLVRVEPSPNATVRSLRPQIGGTFPREVDANAVRVQLDGRDITQYAYVSSHAFSYDPTYDLPYGRHRVAVTAPGIAESWTFLNAAQPNENYFRDVSPPNGTAVPRTFTVQGWTKPNSRVHIVATSSAFISFGETNESTITTDSGADPNGHFARQITVPDAGAGVIDVRLEAFAPDGGTAVRTLRLRPQP, encoded by the coding sequence ATGATGACGCGCACGACCGCTTTCGCCGCACTCTTCGCCGTTCTCATGCCGACCGCGCTTCCGCTCGCGGCCGGGGCGCAAAGCGCGCCCGTTTCGGTGAGCGTCAACGGCGCGGCGATCGCGTTCGACCAGCCGCCGGTCGAGCGCGCCGGCCGCGTGTACGTCCCGCTGCGCGGCGTCTTCGAACGACTGGGCGCCTCGGTGGTCTACCAAAACGGGAAGATCGCTGCGACGCGCGGCAACACCACCGTCGCGCTGCAGATCGGCGCGAACGTCGCGATCGTCAACGGCGCGCAGACGACGCTCGACTCGCCGCCGTTCATCGTCGGCGCGCGGACGCTGGTTCCGCTCCGCTTCGTGGCGCAAGCGCTCGGCGCGAGCGTGAACTACGACGGCCGCACGCGCGCCGTGCTCATCACGCAGCCGGTCGCGGGCGCGGCCCCGCCCGGCGGGCCGCCGGTGGTCATCACACCGGTGCCGCAAGGCGCGCCGCTGAGGCTCGTGCGCGTCGAGCCGAGCCCGAACGCAACGGTCCGCAGCCTGCGCCCGCAGATCGGCGGAACGTTCCCGCGCGAGGTCGACGCCAACGCCGTGCGGGTGCAGCTCGACGGGCGCGACATCACGCAGTACGCCTACGTCTCCTCGCACGCGTTCTCGTACGACCCGACGTACGACTTGCCGTACGGCCGGCACCGCGTCGCGGTGACCGCACCGGGGATCGCGGAGTCGTGGACGTTCCTGAACGCCGCGCAGCCGAACGAGAACTACTTCCGCGACGTCTCGCCGCCGAACGGCACCGCGGTTCCGCGCACGTTCACGGTGCAGGGCTGGACGAAACCGAACTCGCGCGTCCACATCGTCGCGACGAGCAGCGCGTTCATCAGTTTCGGCGAAACGAACGAGAGCACGATCACCACCGACTCGGGCGCCGACCCGAACGGCCACTTCGCGCGGCAGATCACCGTCCCGGACGCGGGCGCCGGCGTGATCGACGTGCGGCTGGAAGCGTTTGCGCCGGACGGCGGAACCGCAGTGCGAACGCTGCGGCTGCGCCCGCAGCCATAG
- a CDS encoding TonB-dependent receptor codes for MPRYIRALQCALIGVLLTGVFPANLSAQESTGSILVQVVDVATQRPLRGLAKLTGPLSTTRSTDANGDLEFAEVPTGVYRVQAGAPAYKSSEVVTVNVQAGERSVVRFELAKRESALKTIGRVSTTRSRARPYSDVSRNGALAHVSENLYDALGKLPGVSLDTLGDFGQGQALYGLEGHDPAQTAITLDGIPLNSPGSAFDASVLGGDLMSSASVSFGPAQGFSAGSVDFRTALPTRYPLLDVVARAGASGSSALTALARGSSGSLGYVVGGGETFSDLEITGQTFADWSGQTISHRGGSGSRTALAKLQYLAGSADTVSATFLRTDRAFTPFCPYATTVTRCSFGTAAAGGSSTSILLTRWLGQRENFTYDLAVFRTASSSATDLSARTIAGVPFPAASQTALEYGGGAARLSFAAGARSRFDLSFVNTSTQERLGQSALGSSLSLSGTTRNDVVDVVAVRELSNTTRATLRVTQRHGIDSRSTSFGARADARLDANSTLSASADVGAGAGALSVTGLTSTPDFLNYLCAGRVAYGRLGTVVSENDSTSTQRLAYTRTTPASAYSLVAFDQIAHNVPMRYPVNGADLGFLDSSSFLTDANRIAHLPTVCPGSPPLTSQDIYLFGPMTGIDTRYSGLRAIGSVTKGPIRVDPFVSLIRARLASTEPFVTSPRSILRPGMQLFGVPYVQAGALVDYKNGPLEVAANYRYYSENNSLDARAFGTLDVGAVFTSKRGAVTVRATNVTNALASSFATVGALSATTIDGRSIPLVARPFPGRRISVEYSTVLGVADRGAPTARAFTGGTETPRPVVGLPSGPVSAPFALRNDNPACDFETAKKAEAFVAPLRAYYEFRLRNGTKGVPPPPALADTMVAYHDVPNGYELEYTLRTIPLLSTVIKCLHYRSVDEKDLTAAGLIGSATNYNGISFLFSSTYGFILPTTKEKPSPPQYYAIGRAIPKDPFALTTAPSCSARYHDRAAALLANIRDELTRRGLEHPFSTDAFDVKVGTKDSLPWVYLEFKSQFDLAAILNCGHISQGNRDELGNVNLGGAALPYLAFSPAYGFFFLRL; via the coding sequence ATGCCGCGTTATATCCGCGCTTTGCAGTGCGCGCTGATCGGCGTTCTGCTGACCGGCGTTTTCCCAGCAAACCTCTCAGCACAGGAATCGACCGGATCGATTCTCGTTCAAGTCGTCGACGTCGCGACACAGCGTCCGCTTCGCGGTTTGGCGAAACTGACCGGACCGCTTTCGACGACGCGTTCGACGGACGCAAACGGAGACTTGGAGTTCGCCGAGGTGCCGACCGGAGTGTACCGCGTGCAGGCCGGCGCGCCCGCCTACAAATCGAGCGAGGTCGTGACGGTGAACGTTCAAGCCGGCGAGCGCTCTGTCGTGCGATTCGAGCTTGCGAAGCGTGAAAGCGCCCTCAAAACGATCGGGCGGGTTTCGACAACGCGATCGCGTGCACGGCCGTACTCCGACGTATCGCGCAACGGCGCGCTCGCGCACGTTTCCGAGAACCTCTACGACGCGCTCGGGAAGCTGCCCGGCGTCTCGCTCGATACGCTGGGAGATTTCGGTCAGGGACAGGCGCTGTACGGCCTCGAGGGGCACGATCCCGCGCAGACCGCGATTACGCTCGACGGCATTCCGCTGAACAGCCCCGGAAGCGCGTTCGACGCTTCTGTTCTCGGCGGCGATCTCATGAGCAGCGCTTCAGTTTCGTTCGGGCCGGCGCAAGGCTTCAGCGCGGGCAGCGTCGATTTCCGAACCGCGCTGCCGACGCGGTACCCACTGCTCGACGTCGTCGCGCGAGCCGGTGCGTCAGGCTCCTCGGCACTGACGGCGCTCGCCCGTGGTTCGAGCGGGTCGCTCGGCTACGTGGTCGGGGGCGGAGAAACGTTCTCCGACTTGGAGATCACGGGACAAACCTTTGCCGACTGGTCGGGACAGACTATTTCGCATCGGGGCGGATCGGGAAGCCGAACCGCGCTGGCGAAGCTGCAATATCTGGCCGGCAGCGCGGACACCGTGAGCGCGACCTTTCTCCGCACGGATCGAGCGTTCACGCCGTTTTGCCCCTATGCGACGACCGTGACGCGGTGCTCGTTCGGAACTGCGGCAGCCGGCGGATCGTCCACGAGCATTCTGTTGACGCGATGGCTCGGACAACGAGAGAACTTCACGTACGATCTCGCCGTGTTTCGGACGGCTTCTTCGAGTGCCACGGATCTTTCCGCCCGCACGATCGCCGGCGTTCCGTTTCCCGCCGCGAGCCAGACGGCCCTCGAGTACGGCGGCGGCGCGGCGCGTTTGAGCTTCGCCGCGGGCGCCCGAAGCCGCTTCGACCTTTCTTTCGTCAATACGTCGACGCAGGAGCGGCTCGGACAGTCCGCGCTCGGGTCGTCGCTTTCGCTGAGCGGTACCACTCGCAACGACGTCGTCGACGTCGTCGCGGTTCGAGAGCTCTCGAATACGACCCGCGCGACGCTACGCGTGACGCAGCGGCACGGCATCGACTCCCGCAGCACCTCGTTCGGCGCACGCGCCGACGCTCGGCTCGATGCGAATTCGACGCTCTCCGCCAGCGCCGACGTCGGCGCGGGCGCCGGCGCGCTCTCGGTCACGGGGCTCACGTCGACGCCCGATTTCTTAAATTACCTGTGCGCCGGTCGCGTGGCGTACGGCCGCCTCGGAACGGTCGTCTCCGAGAACGATTCAACATCGACGCAGCGGCTCGCGTACACGCGAACGACTCCGGCGAGCGCGTACTCGCTCGTCGCGTTCGACCAAATTGCGCACAACGTACCGATGCGCTATCCGGTGAACGGAGCGGACCTCGGATTCCTCGATTCGAGCTCCTTCTTGACCGACGCCAACCGCATCGCGCATCTGCCCACCGTCTGTCCCGGCAGTCCGCCGCTGACTTCGCAGGATATCTATCTCTTCGGGCCCATGACGGGTATTGATACGCGGTACAGCGGGCTCCGGGCGATCGGATCGGTGACCAAAGGCCCGATTCGCGTCGATCCGTTCGTGTCGCTGATTCGCGCGCGGCTCGCGTCGACGGAACCGTTCGTCACCTCACCGCGTTCGATCTTGCGGCCTGGAATGCAGCTCTTCGGCGTTCCGTACGTCCAAGCAGGCGCGCTGGTGGACTACAAAAACGGACCGCTCGAGGTTGCGGCCAACTATCGCTACTATTCCGAGAACAACTCGCTCGACGCGCGCGCCTTTGGGACGCTGGACGTCGGGGCGGTATTCACATCGAAGCGCGGAGCCGTGACGGTGCGCGCGACGAACGTGACGAACGCGCTGGCGAGCTCGTTCGCAACCGTCGGTGCCCTCAGCGCGACGACGATCGACGGACGCAGCATCCCGCTGGTTGCGCGACCGTTTCCGGGACGCCGAATCTCGGTGGAGTACTCGACCGTACTCGGTGTCGCCGACCGCGGAGCACCGACGGCGCGGGCGTTCACGGGCGGAACGGAGACGCCGCGGCCGGTCGTCGGCCTCCCCAGCGGGCCGGTCAGCGCGCCGTTCGCGCTCCGAAACGACAACCCCGCGTGCGATTTCGAAACGGCGAAAAAAGCCGAGGCGTTCGTCGCGCCGCTGCGCGCGTACTACGAATTCCGCCTGCGGAACGGGACGAAAGGAGTCCCGCCGCCGCCGGCGCTTGCCGATACGATGGTCGCCTACCACGACGTCCCCAACGGCTACGAGCTCGAATACACCCTAAGGACGATCCCGCTGCTGTCAACCGTCATCAAATGCCTTCATTACCGCTCCGTCGACGAGAAGGACTTAACGGCTGCCGGGCTGATCGGATCGGCGACGAATTACAACGGGATCTCGTTCCTATTCTCATCCACCTACGGCTTCATTCTGCCCACGACGAAAGAGAAGCCGAGTCCGCCGCAGTACTATGCGATCGGCCGAGCGATTCCTAAGGACCCGTTCGCGCTGACGACGGCGCCGAGCTGCAGCGCGCGATACCACGACCGCGCCGCCGCTTTGCTCGCGAACATTCGCGACGAGCTCACCCGGCGAGGCCTCGAGCATCCGTTCTCGACCGACGCCTTCGACGTCAAGGTCGGAACGAAGGACTCGCTGCCGTGGGTGTACCTCGAGTTCAAGTCGCAGTTCGACCTCGCGGCGATCCTCAACTGCGGCCATATCTCGCAAGGGAATCGAGACGAGCTCGGCAACGTGAACCTCGGCGGTGCGGCGCTTCCATATCTTGCCTTTAGCCCGGCGTACGGATTTTTCTTCTTGCGTCTTTAA
- a CDS encoding YbhB/YbcL family Raf kinase inhibitor-like protein: protein METQATLNVTSSTFRDGQTIPQRAVFDQFGCTGQNESPDITWSPGPPGTKSYAVTIYDPDAPTTVGFVHWIVFDIPAETTSLAAGAGAKKDAGVHATQGFTDYGFSRYGGPCPPPGDPAHHYHLTVWALDLEKLGVDDTTTYAKFRFITRGHVLAKGEIVGLYASPAS, encoded by the coding sequence ATGGAGACGCAGGCTACGCTGAACGTCACGAGCTCCACGTTTCGTGACGGCCAAACGATTCCGCAGCGCGCGGTGTTCGACCAGTTCGGCTGCACCGGGCAGAACGAGAGCCCCGACATCACCTGGTCGCCCGGACCGCCCGGCACGAAGTCGTACGCAGTGACGATCTACGATCCGGACGCGCCGACGACGGTCGGCTTCGTGCACTGGATCGTGTTCGACATTCCCGCCGAGACAACGTCGCTCGCCGCCGGTGCCGGTGCGAAGAAAGACGCTGGCGTCCACGCGACGCAAGGATTTACCGACTACGGCTTCAGCCGTTACGGCGGCCCGTGTCCGCCGCCCGGCGATCCCGCGCACCACTATCATCTGACCGTGTGGGCGCTCGACCTCGAGAAGCTCGGCGTTGACGACACGACGACCTACGCGAAGTTCCGCTTCATCACTCGCGGACACGTGCTGGCGAAAGGCGAGATCGTCGGCCTCTACGCCAGCCCGGCGAGCTAG
- a CDS encoding GGDEF domain-containing protein yields the protein MLVDAARRLACAARASVDAVRDEIVRAARAVAPDIDGVLVYEEDEGALRCVVASGSRFAYFDGTRVALDDPCSLPSRALAAGHRITLADAEATKLHPGDFAAVAIPFAREAGRACVLAVASQRAIETETIDRLVMLADQAAPAYLIALDRELDRRRAEYDGLTGLLTPRALRQRLAVLVDRARLQPAARLALLFVDTDHFKCWNDRYGHAAGDALLREIAHVLRSAAHRADDLVARNGGDEFCVVFTETDKSTAIERADTLRRRIAALDVARLRPADAEGSVQITASIGVAAFAADASTASDLLERADAAMYHTKETGRDGVSYAAPDRSLARLSMCPPVAEMLRPV from the coding sequence GTGCTCGTCGACGCGGCGCGGCGGCTGGCATGCGCCGCGCGAGCGTCGGTCGACGCGGTGCGCGACGAGATCGTGCGCGCCGCTCGCGCGGTCGCTCCGGACATCGACGGCGTCCTCGTCTACGAAGAGGACGAAGGCGCGCTGCGCTGCGTCGTCGCTTCCGGCTCGCGCTTCGCGTACTTCGACGGGACACGCGTCGCGCTCGACGACCCGTGCTCCTTGCCGTCGCGCGCGCTTGCCGCCGGACATCGCATCACGCTGGCGGACGCCGAGGCGACGAAGCTTCATCCCGGCGACTTCGCAGCGGTCGCGATTCCGTTTGCGCGGGAGGCCGGTCGCGCGTGCGTTCTCGCCGTCGCCTCGCAGCGTGCAATCGAAACGGAAACGATCGATCGCCTCGTGATGCTCGCCGATCAAGCCGCACCGGCGTATCTGATCGCACTGGACCGTGAGCTCGACCGCCGCCGCGCCGAGTACGACGGCCTCACCGGGCTGCTGACGCCGCGCGCGCTCCGCCAGCGCCTCGCGGTGCTCGTTGACCGCGCGCGTCTCCAGCCGGCCGCGAGACTGGCGCTGCTCTTCGTCGATACGGATCACTTCAAATGCTGGAACGACCGCTACGGCCACGCCGCCGGCGACGCTCTCCTGCGCGAGATTGCGCACGTGCTTCGGTCAGCCGCACATCGCGCGGACGATCTCGTCGCGCGCAACGGCGGTGATGAGTTCTGCGTCGTCTTCACCGAAACGGACAAGTCGACCGCTATCGAGCGCGCCGACACGCTGCGCCGCCGCATCGCAGCGCTCGACGTAGCGCGTCTGCGGCCAGCCGATGCAGAGGGCTCGGTGCAAATCACCGCGTCGATCGGCGTCGCCGCCTTTGCCGCCGACGCCTCGACCGCAAGCGACCTCCTCGAGCGCGCCGACGCGGCGATGTATCACACCAAGGAGACGGGGAGGGACGGCGTCTCCTACGCTGCCCCGGACCGCTCGCTCGCTCGGCTTTCGATGTGCCCGCCTGTTGCGGAGATGCTCCGGCCGGTTTAA